A genomic window from Agrobacterium larrymoorei includes:
- a CDS encoding nickel/cobalt transporter, producing the protein MWLLALTTLTLLFASLGIAHAQSPLGIGSAEPSISVGGPLAPFFQWINVHQQSFYRALTGALKAMREDPWALTSLIGLSFAYGVFHAAGPGHGKAVISSYMIANETQLRRGILISFVSALIQGAVAILLVTAAYFLLRGTSITMTKATQAMEIVSFAMVALFGAWLLVRKIWSMLHQRADHHAVASPQAPAPALAASPSALPVASATLSRTPTLSFKAAENTTTGFAEAGTAAPRRTGMGSGLRFQGQPVFADHAQSGSGELCDACGKAHAPDPSLFQSRTFSLTEAWSAIVAVGLRPCSGAIIVMSFSMLNGLLIGGMLSVLAMSIGTALTVSLLAILAVTAKDAAIRYAGTGSRRASRIANGIEIAGALVVLLMGLALLGASLQA; encoded by the coding sequence GTGTGGCTCCTCGCGCTGACCACCCTCACCCTGCTCTTCGCCTCGCTCGGCATCGCCCATGCGCAATCGCCGCTCGGCATCGGCTCGGCCGAACCCTCCATTTCCGTCGGCGGGCCGCTCGCACCCTTCTTCCAGTGGATCAACGTCCACCAGCAGAGCTTCTACCGCGCGCTGACCGGCGCGCTGAAAGCCATGCGCGAAGACCCATGGGCGCTGACCTCGTTGATCGGCCTCTCCTTTGCCTATGGTGTGTTCCATGCGGCTGGCCCCGGCCACGGCAAGGCGGTCATCTCCTCCTACATGATCGCCAACGAAACACAGCTGAGACGCGGCATCCTCATCTCCTTCGTCTCGGCGCTGATCCAGGGCGCGGTCGCCATCCTGCTCGTCACCGCCGCTTACTTTCTGCTGCGCGGCACCTCCATCACCATGACGAAAGCCACGCAGGCGATGGAGATCGTAAGCTTCGCCATGGTCGCGCTCTTCGGCGCATGGCTGCTGGTGCGCAAGATCTGGAGCATGCTGCACCAGCGCGCCGATCATCACGCCGTCGCATCCCCGCAAGCGCCCGCACCGGCCCTTGCCGCATCCCCATCCGCCTTACCTGTCGCAAGCGCTACCCTGTCCAGAACCCCTACTCTCTCGTTCAAGGCAGCCGAGAACACCACGACGGGTTTCGCGGAGGCCGGAACCGCAGCACCCCGCCGCACCGGCATGGGAAGCGGCCTGCGCTTCCAGGGCCAGCCGGTCTTTGCCGATCACGCCCAAAGCGGCAGCGGCGAACTCTGCGATGCCTGCGGCAAAGCCCATGCACCGGACCCCTCACTCTTCCAGTCCCGCACCTTCAGCCTCACCGAAGCCTGGTCGGCCATCGTCGCGGTGGGCCTGCGCCCCTGCTCCGGCGCCATCATCGTCATGAGCTTTTCGATGCTGAACGGCCTGCTCATCGGCGGCATGCTCTCGGTACTCGCCATGTCCATCGGCACCGCCCTCACCGTATCGCTGCTTGCCATCCTCGCCGTCACCGCCAAGGACGCCGCCATCCGCTACGCCGGAACCGGAAGCCGCCGTGCCTCAAGGATCGCCAACGGCATCGAGATCGCCGGGGCGCTCGTGGTGTTGCTGATGGGGCTGGCGCTGCTGGGGGCGTCGTTGCAGGCGTGA